Proteins encoded by one window of Candidatus Paceibacterota bacterium:
- a CDS encoding Hsp20/alpha crystallin family protein: MAKDNRSFFEKITGAVRIEEEQEEALEAPVKSAGIWSEESPDEGELSVDVYQTPNEIIVKTMVAGVKPEDLDVSITREMVTVKGRREEERTISEGDYFHKELYWGSFSRSVVLPQEIDVDSAEAVEKHGLLILKLPKLNKNRQTKVRVKGS; encoded by the coding sequence AGATAATCGTTCATTCTTCGAAAAAATAACTGGAGCAGTGAGGATAGAGGAAGAACAAGAAGAAGCTCTGGAAGCACCTGTAAAATCGGCTGGTATATGGAGTGAGGAAAGCCCAGATGAAGGTGAGCTTTCGGTTGACGTATATCAAACTCCAAACGAGATAATAGTGAAGACAATGGTAGCAGGAGTAAAACCTGAAGATTTGGATGTATCAATAACTCGCGAAATGGTGACAGTAAAAGGCAGGAGAGAAGAGGAGCGTACCATAAGTGAGGGTGATTATTTTCATAAAGAATTGTATTGGGGCTCTTTCTCTCGCTCAGTAGTACTACCTCAAGAAATCGACGTCGACTCAGCGGAAGCGGTGGAGAAACATGGTTTGCTTATACTTAAATTACCCAAGCTCAATAAAAATAGGCAAACTAAAGTAAGAGTAAAAGGAAGTTAA
- a CDS encoding glutaredoxin domain-containing protein — MKTVKIYSTPTCHFCAMAKEFLTASNIPFENIDVASDIEARKDMVQKSGQLGVPVIQIDNDIIIGFQKEKVASLLGIPA; from the coding sequence ATGAAAACCGTAAAAATATATTCCACTCCGACCTGCCATTTTTGCGCTATGGCCAAGGAGTTCCTTACTGCGAGCAATATCCCGTTTGAAAATATAGATGTAGCGAGTGATATTGAGGCTCGTAAAGATATGGTCCAAAAAAGTGGTCAGCTTGGCGTACCTGTCATTCAAATCGATAACGATATAATTATCGGTTTTCAGAAAGAAAAGGTAGCTAGCTTACTGGGTATTCCCGCATAA